From Borrelia sp. RT5S, the proteins below share one genomic window:
- a CDS encoding ABC transporter ATP-binding protein: MTNILTIKEIHKTYIKNKTKIKVIENLSINVKSGDFISIQGKSGCGKSTLFNIISGIDKMDSGEIISCGISLKGANEKTLSFYKNKKIGLVFQNHNLIDEFNVLENIILPKIIEGQDHFETINRKALNLMRILEIDLRAEHYPSELSGGEAQRVAIARALINEPNMILCDEPTGNLDINTAKTVESLLIDTAKKFRKTLILVSHNLEFANKADVKYELKEKKLKRI; this comes from the coding sequence ATGACAAACATACTAACTATAAAAGAAATACACAAAACGTACATCAAAAATAAAACAAAGATAAAAGTGATAGAAAATTTAAGCATAAACGTAAAAAGTGGAGACTTTATTTCCATTCAAGGAAAAAGCGGATGCGGGAAATCAACACTTTTTAACATCATATCAGGAATTGATAAGATGGATTCAGGTGAAATAATATCTTGTGGAATTTCTTTAAAAGGCGCAAATGAAAAAACACTAAGTTTTTACAAAAATAAAAAAATAGGTCTTGTTTTTCAAAATCATAATTTAATTGATGAATTTAATGTGCTTGAAAATATCATTTTACCTAAAATAATTGAAGGACAAGATCACTTTGAGACAATAAATAGAAAAGCTCTAAATTTAATGAGAATATTGGAAATAGATTTAAGAGCAGAACATTACCCTTCAGAACTTTCGGGGGGAGAGGCGCAAAGAGTAGCGATTGCTAGAGCATTAATAAATGAACCAAATATGATATTATGCGATGAACCTACTGGTAACCTGGATATTAACACCGCAAAGACAGTTGAATCTCTATTAATAGATACTGCTAAAAAATTTAGAAAAACATTAATTCTAGTTAGTCATAATCTAGAATTTGCCAATAAGGCAGATGTAAAATACGAGCTTAAAGAAAAGAAATTGAAGAGAATATGA